A portion of the Clupea harengus chromosome 18, Ch_v2.0.2, whole genome shotgun sequence genome contains these proteins:
- the cth1 gene encoding cysteine three histidine 1 — translation MFETSHNDLMLLLPSPEDDLAVHNLLCDGERSPGQGMSLAEALLPLVQSSAAQPAPLLYSTRYKTELCSRYAETGACKYAERCQFAHGLHDLHVPSRHPKYKTELCRTFHTAGFCVYGTRCLFVHVLREQRPPARQQRRQGSGRTVPCRNYRAYGVCPFGTHCHFLHVDASGSGASTDSEEEKTWSPLTTSSAPASAPLAPARSEWKPRGTLCRTFSAFGFCLYGTRCRFQHGLPNAVRGSDAFSASPTSSSQQPTWPSFPSSLTLPTRAVSPASDMRSSSPTSSSSSSSPPSALASPIYPDDGFPITPPLSSGPMAHNAFTFSSQHLNDLLLPLAFRLQQLENSQAKGALDKPLFMG, via the exons ATGTTTGAG ACCAGCCACAACGACCTAATGCTGCTGCTCCCCTCCCCAGAAGATGACTTGGCTGTGCACAATCTGCTCTGCGACGGAGAGCGGTCCCCGGGCCAGGGCATGTCACTTGCTGAGGCCCTGCTTCCTCTGGTACAGTCCTCTGCCGCTCAACCCGCGCCCCTACTGTACTCAACACGCTACAAGACGGAGCTATGCAGCCGATATGCCGAGACGGGCGCATGCAAGTACGCAGAGCGTTGCCAGTTCGCCCATGGCCTACATGACCTCCACGTCCCCTCTCGCCACCCCAAGTACAAGACGGAGCTTTGCCGCACTTTCCACACGGCCGGCTTCTGCGTGTATGGTACTCGCTGCCTATTCGTCCACGTTCTGCGGGAGCAGAGGCCGCCAGCCCGCCAGCAGCGCAGGCAAGGTTCTGGACGTACAGTGCCCTGCCGCAATTACCGAGCCTATGGAGTCTGTCCCTTCGGCACTCACTGCCACTTCCTGCACGTGGACGCCAGCGGCTCAGGGGCCTCCACAGACAGCGAGGAGGAGAAGACCTGGTCCCCGCTTACCACTTCATCTGCCCCCGCTTCCGCCCCCCTCGCCCCGGCCCGCTCAGAATGGAAACCGCGGGGCACTCTCTGTCGCACCTTCAGTGCGTTCGGCTTCTGTCTGTACGGCACGCGCTGCCGCTTCCAGCACGGCCTGCCAAATGCAGTGCGAGGCTCGGATGCTTTCTCCGCATCTCCTACATCCTCCAGTCAACAACCCACCTGGCCCTCCTTTCCCTCGTCTTTGACCCTTCCAACGAGAGCGGTGTCCCCAGCCTCGGATATGCGCTCTTCGTCCCCCACGtcgtcatcttcctcctcctctccaccatcTGCCTTAGCATCTCCAATCTATCCAGACGACGGCTTCCCCATCACCCCACCGCTCTCCAGCGGGCCTATGGCCCACAACGCCTTCACATTCTCCAGCCAGCACCTGAATGACCTGCTGCTACCGCTGGCTTTTCGgctgcagcagctggagaaCAGCCAGGCCAAAGGGGCGCTGGATAAGCCCCTGTTCATGGGTTGA